GGAAAATTTCGTGTCCGCCTGCACTGCGCGCCGGTGATTCGTCGGCCCGTGCTTTTCTTCCGGGGCGGGACGCAGCTAATTCTTGGCATTTGCGGGACCTTCCCTTATTAGGGTATTGTCCCCCCGGGGAGAAGGCCTGCCTCCAGTTCGAAGCCGCGTGCGGCATGGCTTCGATTCTGGCGATCGACATTCTTCCGAGTCTTCCGAATTTGAGCGCGGAGAATTCCGCGTCTGTTTTCGCGGGTATTCCCCATTTGCGAAACAAGCGAACAACACTTCACTATACAAAGAGAAAATGATGAACATTCCTTTTATCGACCTGAAAACCCAGTACAAGGAAATCAAGGACGAGGTGCAGAAGGGCATCGACAATGTCCTGGAGCACGGTGCATACATCATGGGCCCTGAAATCACCGAGCTGGAAGAGAAGCTGGCTGATTTCTGCGGCGTTCGCCACGGCGTTGGCTGCGGTTCCGGCACGGACGCACTGCTCATGGCACTCATGGCATTCGGCGTGGGCCCCGGCGACGCCATATTCACCACGCCTTTCACCTTCATGGCCACGGCCGAAGCCGTTGCCCTGCTCGGCGCGACCCCGGTTTTCGTGGACATCGATCCCAAAACCTACAATATGGATCCCGAGGATCTGCGCCGCAAGATTGCCGAGGTCTCGGACAGGCGTTCCGAGCTCAAGCCCAAGGGCGTGATCGCCGTGGACCTGTTCGGTCAGCCTGCGGACTACGACCGCATTGCTCCGCTTTCCAAGAACCACGGCCTGTTTCTCGTGGTGGATGCAGCGCAGTCCTTTGGTGCGACGTACAAGGGGCGTTCGGTCTGCTCCGTGGGTGACATAGCCTGCACCTCCTTTTTCCCGGCCAAGCCTCTGGGCTGCTACGGCGACGGCGGCATGTGCTTTACCAACGAGCCCGAGCTGGACAAGCTGCTCCGATCCGTGCGCATTCACGGCATGGGCGACAACAAGTACGAAAACGTTCGTCTTGGCATCAATGGTCGGCTCGATTCCATTCAGGCAGCCGTGCTGCTCGCCAAGTTTGCCATTTTTCCGGGCGAGATCGAAAAGCGGCAGGCCGTGGCCGACAGGTACAACGAGTTGCTCGCAGGTGTGGCGGATTTGACCACGCCGTATGTGGAAGAGGGCAACACTTCGGTTTGGGCTCAGTATTCCCTGCTTGCCCGGGACGCAGAGCATCGCGAGGAATGCATGGCAAAATTGTCCGAGGCAGGAATTCCCACGGCCATCTATTACCCCAAGCCGTTGCACCTGCAGAAGGCGTTTGCCGATCTCGGATACGCCGTGGGCGACCTGCCCGTGTGCGAGGGAATCGGTGCGCGCATTTTCAGCCTTCCCATGCACCCGTATCTCGAAGTCGAGGTGCAGGAACACATTGCGAGCGTGCTCAAGGGATAGTGTGACGGTATGGCCAAAGGTTTCTTCCCGATCCTGCTGCGCATAGCAGCGCCGGTTGCGGCCGGAATGGGCCTGGCTTATCTGGTCACGGGTTTTTTCGATGCCCCGCCCAGAATTCGGTTCCAGTCCGAAACCGCGTATTCCGCACGGCAGGAAGTGCTGGTGAAACCGCAGGTCGAGACCGTGATGGAGAAGAACATTTTCAAGCTCGGCACCCCGTTGGCCGTCAATCCCGAGGAAGTGCTCATACCCGGCAATGGAGCCGGAGGCGCGACCGAAGGAAAGAGCGGCGACGGGGCGGTCTCCGGGGCTGTGCAGTCCCGGCCGCAATAACGACCACAAACAGCCGGATTCCGGCCAAAGGAGAACAACGATGATCAAGCTCGAAACCACCATGGGTGATATTGTCATTGAACTGGATGCGGAAAAGGCGCCCAAGAGCGCGGCCAATTTTCAGCAGTACGTGGAAGAGGGCCATTACGACGGCACCATTTTCCACCGCGTGATTGACGGATTCATGATTCAGGGCGGCGGCATGGATGCCGACATGAAGGAAAAGCCGACCCGCGCTGCCATCGAAAACGAGGCAGACAACGGTCTGGCCAACAAGTGCTATACCCTTGCCATGGCCCGCACCATGGACCCGCATTCCGCCACCAGCCAGTTCTTCATCAACGTGAAGGACAACCCGTTCCTGAACTACAGCTCCAAGACCCCGCAGGGCTGGGGCTATGCCGTGTTCGGCAAGGTCGTGGAAGGCACCGAGGTCGTGGACAAGATCAAGGGCGTTGCCACTGGTCGTCACGGTTTTCATGAGGATGTGCCTGTCGAGGCCATCGTGATTACCAAGGCCAGTGTTATCTAGGTTTTGGTTTCAATTGATACGATGAAGGCCCTGCGTGAGAGCGCAGGGCCTTTTTTTGTTGGAGGGGCGGCGCGGTTACGCGCCCGGAAGAGGTGGGGCTGTGCCAGTTTGGCGGGCTGTGCCGGGCGAAGCA
Above is a window of Pseudodesulfovibrio tunisiensis DNA encoding:
- a CDS encoding DegT/DnrJ/EryC1/StrS family aminotransferase translates to MNIPFIDLKTQYKEIKDEVQKGIDNVLEHGAYIMGPEITELEEKLADFCGVRHGVGCGSGTDALLMALMAFGVGPGDAIFTTPFTFMATAEAVALLGATPVFVDIDPKTYNMDPEDLRRKIAEVSDRRSELKPKGVIAVDLFGQPADYDRIAPLSKNHGLFLVVDAAQSFGATYKGRSVCSVGDIACTSFFPAKPLGCYGDGGMCFTNEPELDKLLRSVRIHGMGDNKYENVRLGINGRLDSIQAAVLLAKFAIFPGEIEKRQAVADRYNELLAGVADLTTPYVEEGNTSVWAQYSLLARDAEHREECMAKLSEAGIPTAIYYPKPLHLQKAFADLGYAVGDLPVCEGIGARIFSLPMHPYLEVEVQEHIASVLKG
- a CDS encoding peptidylprolyl isomerase; the protein is MIKLETTMGDIVIELDAEKAPKSAANFQQYVEEGHYDGTIFHRVIDGFMIQGGGMDADMKEKPTRAAIENEADNGLANKCYTLAMARTMDPHSATSQFFINVKDNPFLNYSSKTPQGWGYAVFGKVVEGTEVVDKIKGVATGRHGFHEDVPVEAIVITKASVI